TTAGAATGGCATCTGGTAGCTGACTGATCTGATCCTCCTCTGAATAATTCTCTTCCTTATCACCCAAATTGATTGGAATCTTTTGTCGTTTCCTGTATGTCCATCCAGAATGCTCAGCCTTTCTTTTCGGCATCGAAGTTGGAACACCCTTGTTATTAATTTACTCTCTTCTTAAATGTTACAATGTAATCAAATAAGCTACAAGGAAGTGGAGCAAACCAATTATTACTAAAACCAACTATCAAACAGATGAAAAGAAGCGATCATCTATAATAAACGAAGAAGGCGAAAAGGTTGGGTTCGTGAATAGAAGTAATCTAAGCTAGTGACTCTAGCAGTGAAAActtaaaacaaagagaagaagacAAGACTGCAGATTAAAAGCTGGTGTTTTTCATTCACACCAACGTTTATAAAATCACACTTGTATTTGATTCTgtgtaaataaaaaagcagGGAGCCACTAGTTGATTAAAAGCCCTGCTTTTCATTCAAAACTTTGAAATCTAGACTAACCAAAGCAGCTACCCTATTATTTATAGGCAGCAAACCGACTAAAATCCACTaaacccaaatccaaatccaagtCCAACTGGGAAACCACATTTCTATTTCCCCTCTTTTTAAAGGAGAAGCGGAACCTTTTCTACTTATTTGGTACAACTACAACATCTAAAGACAATTTTGGATGTAAGCCATGGAACATAATTGCGCCTTTGAAAGAGTAAATCTGACACTGACAGatattttgatttcaaataCGAAAAAGCTGGcgaatttgattgaaaatcGTCATGtaactcaaaactcaaaacttaTTACAGGAAAAGAAGTTACGCAAATCGAAAGGGAAAAACTTACTTATTTGAGACAGCCGCGGCATAACTGCAACGCCAACCTCTAGCCGCGAAGGGAAATGGGAAATGGGAAGACCAACTTCTGTGGTTTTTGTTTGGAGGGGTAAAAGGGGAATTTCAAACGTGTTGggtttaaaattaaatagacCCAACTCTTACACAGATGGACGAGATCGGTCCGGTCCGTTTATTAAACACAAAACTTACAAGTAGAGGCCTGCCCAAGAaggataaaaagaaacaaaggcCTAGCTGGTCGGCCAGAAACACATGAatactaaaaaaagaaataaataaaacaggcCTATCATAATGAAAGACCACGGCAGCCACACACATAACCTAAACCTAACCTAATCATGATGTTGGGGTATAtagatttagggtttagggtttgaagCAAAGCTGAGTCCACCCCAACAACATATATTACGACATTATAAGAATCAAAATGGATCTTGAATAGCTCAAACGCACGAATAAGAATATATGTAACACACCGAAACACAGACTTACTTGCTCGCTCTGAAGATGGAAGGATTTGTAGCTCCAGCATCACATCCAACGCAATCAAGTGCTTCTGAAATGCCATAAAGAGCAAAGACCCATCTTTTAAAtcgcaaaaacaaaactaccCAATTGATAAATTGATCAAATGTTGCAGAATATCCACTTTCAAAAGACAAAATTCGCATGAATACAACAGTGCTTGTACCAGAACATacccaaaaagaaatggaataAACCAAATTACCCAACACAAAAGCTCCCATTTACCAGCAACCAATCAATGCAAAAAGACACAGCACCCTCCTCACTTACCCAGAAACCCTCAGAATTCAGATGCATATAAAATTCAGCTAAGAAAGATTAAAAAGAGCAGAACTCAAATCAAATACCTTTGATTGGAGGAGACCCCAACAACTTAAAGAGTAGATGGAAGCCAGTAATAACAAGAAGTAAATGAAAAGTAGGTTTCAAACTTGAGACTTAAGATTACAGACCGTAATAGTGAAGATTTCCACGTCTTCTCCAACAATAATTGGTCATCACGACCatatattatttcaatttctgaaTATGTCAGAAATAAATAATAGCAAATTACATGCTGCAAAAAGTCTGTAGCAAAGAGGACTAAACAAGTGAAATCACACAACAATTAACTCAGCTCCTGGCGGTAGTTTTTCTCCAATCTGCAAGGCCCGCTTTCTTGTTGCCCTCATTTTTTTCTGGGTTGTAACAAATTCAGACAATGGAGTGGATTCTTCAACGACAACCTTTTTGAGATCGATGATAAACGTCTCAAGCGCAACGGCATTCTCAGTGAAGTACGTGGCAAGCTCAGTGTCGATAATAGACCCAACGAACCCAGAAAATTTCACCACCTTAAGGCACTGATGAGGACATTTATTAACCTTCTGCATATTCCTCTGACACGAGTTGCGTACCCATCTTAACTGCACAAGGACATAACAAAAGCTTACGAATCTACCTTGGAAAGTTGATTCCACATAAATGAATTACACTTTCACAGTTCTCAAACCATTATATAAACTTCCCaactattaaaattttaagatatactgaaaataaatttacctTCAATGTAAATCCATGCAAGAAAGGAGACCGCTCTATCAATTTAGTCAAAGCAAGGAGGCTTAGCCGATCAGTTGCGATAACACTCAATGACAAGTCCTTGAGACAAGTAAATTCTGGAAATTCTGGGAGCCACACCCCTCCTCTCTGAAAGATGAAAAGTTAAAGTTAAAatttggaatatatatatatatatatatatatatgtaaataaataaatattgaatTATTTCATATACCGACCGAATTCAGATTCATGTGCAAGTTGAGAGTCACCAGCTGAGGAATACAACTTTTAACCGAAAGAAAAGGTGCAATTATAGACCTAGTACTTTCTGCAAGAGATACATTAACAAGCAAGGGTGCATGCCTCAAACGAATACTGTcacaaaaacccaacattcccttataaataaatgacaCGAGATTAGGAGCCCAAATCTCAACTAATCCTAAAGACGTACACTCACTTATTTGTAGGAACTTCAACCGGAGTGATGAACCAGCAACTTTCAAATTTACTAATTGATCTGAGCAAGAAACGCAGAGATGCTCAAGGAGTTCACAATAGGATAGAAAATGTTCAACAAGTTCGCCAGTTATATTTACAAAGGACAAAGAGAGGTGTTTAAGGGACTTGATGCAGGAAATACCAAAAGGGCTTCTAAATGGCTTATCTGGAAAGGTATAACTGGGAGAAGAAAAACGAGACCGTCTGCCTGCTTCCAAATCTATCTCAAGGCCTTGAATTCTCCTCCACATTgcaaattcaatccaattgTCGATTTCAGAACTACTAGGACTGGAATCGGGTGACGAAGAATGAATTTGGAATTCATCTAAGGATAGACCCTGGTGCAATTGCAAGACTTGATTCACCCAATTGTAACTAGATGTTGTTTTCactcgttttcttttcttctgtgGTTTGGATAATGCATCTATATCATCGAAGTTGAGACACGTAATCTGTTTCCACAGAGAGACCCACCTCTTAGAGAGGACACAAGTCCTTGCTGCTTCCCCAATACCCAATAGGGAAAGAATGCTAATTAGAATGGCATCTGGTAGCTGACTGATCTGATCGTCCTCTGAATAATTCTCTTCCTTATCACCCAAATTGATTGGAATCTTTTGTCGTTTCCTGTATGTCCATCCAGAATGCTCAGCCTTTCTTTTCGGCATCGAAGTTGGAACACCCTTGTTATTAATTTACTCTCTTCTTAAATGTTACAATGTAATCAAATAAGCTACAGGAAGTGGAGCAAACCGATTATTACTAAAACCAACTATCAAACTGATGAAAAGAAGCGATCATCTATAATAAATGAAGGCGGCGAAAAAGTTGGGTTCGTGAATACAAGTAATCTAAGCTAGTGACTCTAGCAGTGAAAccttaaaacaaaaagaagaagacaagacTGTGTGTTTTTCATTCACACCAACGTTCATAAAATCACACTTGTATTTGATTCTgtgtaaataaaaaagcagGGAGCCAATAGCTGATTAAAAGCCCCTGCTTTTCATTCAAAACTTTGCAATCTAGAATTACCAAAGCAGCTAACCTGTTATTTATAGGCAGCAAACCGACTAAAATgcaccaaatccaaatccaagtCCAACTTGGAAACTACATTTCTATTTCCCTCTTTTTGAAGGAGAAGCGGAACCTTTTCGACTTATTTGGTACAACTACAACATCTAAAGACAATTTTGGATGTAAGCCATGGAACATAATTGCGCCTCTGAAAGAGTAAATCTGACACTGATAGgtattttgatttcaaataCGAAAAAGCCGGcgaatttgattgaaaatcGCCATGTAACTCAAAATTCCAAACTTATAACAGGAAATGAAGTTACGAAAATCGAAAGGGAAAAACTTACTTATTTGAGGGGTGGACAGATGCGGCATATCTGCAACGCCAACCTCTAGCCGCGAAGGGAAATGGGAAATGGGAAATGGGGAAAGTCATCAACGGCTCATAAGATCAACTTCTGTGGTTTTTGTTTGGAGGGGTAAAAGGGGAATTTCATACGTGTTTGGGTATGGATAGATACCGTCACATGCTCATTTGTCAGCCAAACTCAATCTATCTCAAACTTGAAATCCAAGTAGAGAAACAAACAGATCTCTCCACTTTCAGCTCCTCGATCGACCATGCCGTCGCCCTCTGTGACAAGATCTCATGTTCTCTGTAGCCCTCTGTGAATTACGGAAGGCTCTGGAGACCATGAGATCTGATAAGAGGCATCTTCTGAGTTCCAGTCACCCCAGAAGAAGACTTGGGTCAGGTGTATCCAAATTCGTACTTTTTTTGAGTGAGGAACTTTCATAACAAAttcttaaatatttttatagc
The window above is part of the Prunus dulcis chromosome 1, ALMONDv2, whole genome shotgun sequence genome. Proteins encoded here:
- the LOC117625001 gene encoding FBD-associated F-box protein At5g38590-like isoform X1 — protein: MPKRKAEHSGWTYRKRQKIPINLGDKEENYSEDDQISQLPDAILISILSLLGIGEAARTCVLSKRWVSLWKQITCLNFDDIDALSKPQKKRKRVKTTSSYNWVNQVLQLHQGLSLDEFQIHSSSPDSSPSSSEIDNWIEFAMWRRIQGLEIDLEAGRRSRFSSPSYTFPDKPFRSPFGISCIKSLKHLSLSFVNITGELVEHFLSYCELLEHLCVSCSDQLVNLKVAGSSLRLKFLQISECTSLGLVEIWAPNLVSFIYKGMLGFCDSIRLRHAPLLVNVSLAESTRSIIAPFLSVKSCIPQLVTLNLHMNLNSRGGVWLPEFPEFTCLKDLSLSVIATDRLSLLALTKLIERSPFLHGFTLKLRWVRNSCQRNMQKVNKCPHQCLKVVKFSGFVGSIIDTELATYFTENAVALETFIIDLKKVVVEESTPLSEFVTTQKKMRATRKRALQIGEKLPPGAELIVV
- the LOC117625001 gene encoding FBD-associated F-box protein At5g38590-like isoform X2: MPKRKAEHSGWTYRKRQKIPINLGDKEENYSEDDQISQLPDAILISILSLLGIGEAARTCVLSKRWVSLWKQITCLNFDDIDALSKPQKKRKRVKTTSSYNWVNQVLQLHQGLSLDEFQIHSSSPDSSPSSSEIDNWIEFAMWRRIQGLEIDLEAGRRSRFSSPSYTFPDKPFRSPFGISCIKSLKHLSLSFVNITGELVEHFLSYCELLEHLCVSCSDQLVNLKVAGSSLRLKFLQISECTSLGLVEIWAPNLVSFIYKGMLGFCDSIRLRHAPLLVNVSLAESTRSIIAPFLSVKSCIPQLVTLNLHMNLNSRGGVWLPEFPEFTCLKDLSLSVIATDRLSLLALTKLIERSPFLHGFTLKLGWARDSCKSNMQKVNKCPHQCLKVVKFSGFVGSIIDTDLAMYFTENAVALETFIVNLKKVVVEESALLSEFVTTQKKLRATRKRALQIGGKLPPGAELVIV